The Candidatus Omnitrophota bacterium genomic sequence CGCATCCACTCTCTTGCCCAAAAGAGTCAAAATCTCGTTTCTACCGAAAAATTTTTCTCCTACAACAGGATCTATAAGCATAATCTAACACTTACGGCAAATAGTTGAATGGATTTTGCGGTTCGTGCCCTTTCCTTATCTGAAAATGAAGATATGGTTCGTTCGCCCTGCCGGTCTTGCCGACTTTGGCTATTACCGTACTCTTTTTTACCTCGTCTCCCGCCTTGACCAATATTTCTGAATTATGCGCATAAACGGTGGAAAAACCGTTTCCATGGTCTATTATAACGGTTTTTCCCAATCCTTTCATGTTTTCATCGACAAAACTTACCAAACCGTCATCCGCCGCTATAACGCCGGTGCCTTCGTTTGCTTCTATATCTATGCCTTTATTTGTTATGAGTCCTTTTTTTGCGCCGAAGTATGATATCACCTTGCCCGATACCGGCCATGCGAATTTGGTTTCGCCCCAAACACCCGGAGAGGTCCTTGTGTATTTCAGTTCTTCACTATCTCCACCGTGACGGGGAATAAAAAGTTTTTGTCCGGCGGATATCTTCGTGGCGTCGGGCAGTCTGTTGGCTCTTACTATATCATTTACGCTCACATCATATAACTTGGATATCTTCCAGAGGGTATCGCCTCTTTTTACCTCATAATAGACTCCCTTCGGATAGCGCGCTGAGGGCCGCTCGAGGCGTGGCCTTACAGATGCGCATCCGATCAGTGTAAGCGCAATTGCAAACGACACTAATATATATGTGTATCTTTTTATGCTCATGCTCTTTCGCCCTATTCTGTTCCAGCGGCCGCGTCGAAGGATGGAGCGGGTGAAGGGAATCGGCGCCCTCGCCTTCGCAGGAGCTTCGGCTCGGGTCGGCCACTCGCTCGCTGACGGCCGGTCCTTTCGGACTTACGGCCTTTTCCTCCCATTAGGTCGGCGCTCGCTCACTTCGATTCCAGAGACCGCTCAGCCTTACAAAAATACTGGAGCGGGTGAAGGGAATCGAACCCTCGCAACAAGCTTGGGAAGCTCGTATTCTACCATTGAATTACACCCGCATTCTACTCCTCCTACGCCGAATTGCTTTCGCGTTCGGCTTCGGAGGATTAATTCGACCTTATGACTTACGTCATAACCGTGCATCGTATGGTTCCGTAAGTCATGGTCTCATTAACATTGCCCGCCCGCTAGGCGGGTCCGCCTTGACGGCGGAAATTACACCCGCTTACCAAGTCAATATCTTGTAAGGCATTTGTAATCTTTATAGCGCCTCTTTATATCTTTGGGTTTTAGGCGGCTCAATTTTCGCAGGCTGAAGTCTTCTACTGTGTAAGACGCCATTACCGTGCCGTAAATGATAGCCTTTTTTATATCGTTATCGGCGATTCTTTTCTTTTTCCCCAAATACCCCATGAAGCCGCCCGCAAAAGTATCTCCCGCCCCGGTAGGATCATTTATTGTCTCCAAAAGATACGCCGGCGCCGAAAAAACGGAATCGCGCGAGAATAGTAATACGCCGTGCTCCCCCTTCTTAATGACTACCTTCTTAGGGCCGAGACTAAGAATGGACCTGCCGGCTTTAAGAAGGTTGGATTCCTGGCTAAATTGCCTCGCCTCCGATTCATTTAGAAGAAATATGTCCACTTTTTTTGCTACCTCTAAAACAGAACGCCTTTTATTTTGAAGCCAGTAGTTCATCGTGTCGCATGCGGTCAATCTTGGTCTATCCATTTGCTTCATTACCGAAAGCTGAAGCTCGGGGTCTATATTTGCTAAAAAGAGGAGTTCGTTTTTTTTATATTCCCGGGGTATTTTTGGGGAGAATCTCTGAAAGACATTCAAATGCGTATATACGGTTTCGGCATTGTTAAAATCGTAATCATATCTCCCTTTCCATGAAAACGTCTTACCGTCCGCCACCTCAAGCCCCTTTAAGTCTACCTTCTGCTTCCTGAGGAGCGATACGTACTTTTGCGGAAAATCCGTGCCTACCACC encodes the following:
- a CDS encoding LysM peptidoglycan-binding domain-containing M23 family metallopeptidase; this encodes MSIKRYTYILVSFAIALTLIGCASVRPRLERPSARYPKGVYYEVKRGDTLWKISKLYDVSVNDIVRANRLPDATKISAGQKLFIPRHGGDSEELKYTRTSPGVWGETKFAWPVSGKVISYFGAKKGLITNKGIDIEANEGTGVIAADDGLVSFVDENMKGLGKTVIIDHGNGFSTVYAHNSEILVKAGDEVKKSTVIAKVGKTGRANEPYLHFQIRKGHEPQNPFNYLP
- a CDS encoding sugar kinase, which encodes MSILVVGSVALDSIETPFGKVDKVLGGSATYFSVSASFFTRVNLVAVVGTDFPQKYVSLLRKQKVDLKGLEVADGKTFSWKGRYDYDFNNAETVYTHLNVFQRFSPKIPREYKKNELLFLANIDPELQLSVMKQMDRPRLTACDTMNYWLQNKRRSVLEVAKKVDIFLLNESEARQFSQESNLLKAGRSILSLGPKKVVIKKGEHGVLLFSRDSVFSAPAYLLETINDPTGAGDTFAGGFMGYLGKKKRIADNDIKKAIIYGTVMASYTVEDFSLRKLSRLKPKDIKRRYKDYKCLTRY